The following proteins are co-located in the Cyprinus carpio isolate SPL01 unplaced genomic scaffold, ASM1834038v1 S000006624, whole genome shotgun sequence genome:
- the LOC109092178 gene encoding vesicle transport protein SFT2B-like, with product MDKLKKVLSGQDGNDDLNILQEANEASTLGWGTRVKGFLACFVAGVLCSVLGTCLLWVPRNGLTLFAVFYSLGNIASLLSTMFLTGPLKQLKRMCDKTRALATGIMITCLVLTFCAAFWWKNKGLALLFCILQFLAFTWYSLSYIPFARDAIIKLFSACFK from the exons ATGGACAAATTAAAGAAAGTTTTGAGTGGCCAAGATGGCAATGACGATCTCAACATACTGCAG GAAGCGAATGAAGCATCAACACTGGGATGGGGCACGCGCGTCAAGGGATTCCTCGCGTGTTTTGTGGCTGGCGTCTTGTGTTCAGTTTTG GGAACCTGCTTGCTTTGGGTGCCCAGAAACGGACTGACACTCTTTGCAGTCTTTTACAGTTTAGGTAATATTGCTTCTCTTTTAAG CACAATGTTCTTAACGGGTCCATTAAAGCAACTCAAGAGGATGTGCGACAAGACGAGAGCTCTGGCAACTGGCATTATGATT acaTGCCTGGTGCTAACCTTCTGTGCTGCTTTTTGG tgGAAGAACAAAGGCCTTGCTCTGCTGTTCTGTATCCTCCAGTTTTTGGCCTTTACATG GTATAGCTTATCCTACATTCCTTTTGCAAG gGATGCAATTATTAAGTTGTTCTCCGCGTGCTTCAAGTGA
- the LOC109092466 gene encoding LOW QUALITY PROTEIN: T-box transcription factor TBX19-like (The sequence of the model RefSeq protein was modified relative to this genomic sequence to represent the inferred CDS: substituted 1 base at 1 genomic stop codon), giving the protein MKVEEELRSGGAVTGARGSNDCCITRLLSVVESELQAGREKGDPTEKQLKVTLEDSELWRKFKEVTNEMIVTKNGRRMFPVLKVGVTGLDPNAMYSFLLDFSPADGHRWKYVNGEWVPAGKPEPHSHSCVYIHPDSPNFGAHWMKAPVSFNKVKLTNKLNGGGQIMLNSLHKYEPQIHIVRVGGSHRMVTNISFTETQFIAVTAYQNEEVRALKLRXSTFDLALLYAKERSHLKNHLELPAENQHMGIQHCGWFISNPDTLCSASGGNFPYPGGLPLTPHHGYKHYPGLHGHRAAPYPSPYLPRHHHHHGHNSVSLSENLSPGAVQMFSGHEGWTGVSPPGPAAMLSVQPAPSSPGASSQYPCLWTVSSCTVSSSPPGGIVSATHSLEEPVDGGSTSTSPCSLLQGHGPTSSEGGVDQANHSRAGGVSWPSVSTHSF; this is encoded by the exons ATGAAGGTGGAGGAAGAGCTGAGGAGCGGCGGCGCGGTGACCGGTGCTCGGGGCAGCAACGACTGCTGCATCACCAGACTGCTGAGCGTCGTGGAGAGCGAGTTACAGGCCGGCCGAGAGAAGGGAGACCCCACTGAGAAACAGCTCAAAGTCACCCTGGAAGATTCCGAACTCTGGAGGAAATTCAAAGAAGTGACCAACGAGATGATTGTGACCAAGAACGGCAG GAGGATGTTTCCAGTTCTGAAAGTCGGCGTGACGGGTCTGGATCCCAACGCCATGTATTCATTCCTGCTGGACTTCAGCCCTGCAGACGGTCACCGCTGGAAGTATGTGAACGGCGAGTGGGTCCCTGCGGGCAAACCTGAGCCTCACAGTCACAGCTGCGTCTACATCCACCCCGACTCGCCCAACTTCGGTGCCCACTGGATGAAGGCCCCGGTGTCCTTCAACAAAGTCAAACTAACCAACAAACTCAACGGAGGTGGTCAG ATCATGCTGAATTCTCTCCATAAGTACGAGCCTCAGATTCACATTGTTCGTGTAGGAGGCAGCCACAGGATGGTGACCAACATCTCTTTCACAGAAACTCAGTTCATCGCTGTAACGGCCTACCAGAATGAAGAGGTTCGAGC ACTGAAGTTAAGGTAAAGTACATTTGATTTGGCTTTGCTTTATGCGAAGGAAAG GAGCCATCTTAAGAATCATCTCGAACTGCCAGCTGAAAACCAGCATATGGGCATCCAGCACT GCGGATGGTTCATATCAAATCCAGACACTCTGTGTTCTGCTAGTGGTGGTAACTTTCCATACCCAGGAGGTTTACCGCTTACTCCCCACCATGGGTACAAACACTACCCAGGTCTGCATGGGCACCGAGCAGCCCCGTACCCATCACCCTACCTGCCCCGCCATCATCACCACCACGGCCATAACTCAG TGTCTCTGTCTGAGAATCTGAGTCCAGGTGCTGTGCAAATGTTCTCTGGTCACGAGGGATGGACAGGTGTGTCTCCTCCTGGTCCTGCTGCGATGCTGTCTGTGCAGCCTGCTCCAAGCTCTCCTGGAGCCAGCAG TCAGTATCCATGCCTGTGGACTGTGAGCAGTTGCACTGTATCATCCAGTCCTCCGGGGGGCATTGTGAGCGCCACACACAGCCTGGAGGAACCTGTTGATGGAGGGTCCACCTCAACGTCACCCTGCTCTTTGCTGCAGGGCCACGGACCAACCAGCTCTGAGGGTGGTGTGGATCAAGCCAATCATAGTAGGGCAGGCGGGGTGAGCTGGCCTTCTGTCTCCACCCATTCATTTTGA
- the LOC122134509 gene encoding LOW QUALITY PROTEIN: IQ calmodulin-binding motif-containing protein 1-like (The sequence of the model RefSeq protein was modified relative to this genomic sequence to represent the inferred CDS: deleted 1 base in 1 codon) encodes MGPSGDKISPELKDLVADTREKPENKVNDVLSKLKDLVGRKSLGDQRDLEACKQSLYSHGVLQYCSSSLRFSPAKIHGGYAVLTQMADLLSTCCVGLGAFRDMDVFSHDFLPSVVESLLFLADRLMNRALRDKAHNEIIRFFRKVFDSIGWLLRAHTHLIHRVLRSKHYENIQICEDDDVSIVTVTMWNSIFRANGAVVAEMGNRALTEIMDDIVYKMSSCSNPVIGRAAVKTLVLIMDHSSSTHQLIHRRYRGLADLAVKDWRGKGFDSVLDQLIDHLRSDVPWRDTKESSEEYVRAACIVQAAWRAHQTRKRLKKLPRAASAIQRSFRDKRRRQQEHTERQRAEEELRHQVCLRRQRAMRQFRQHQLHLMEILPAAQIERYLGELENKAAVLIQRVWRGHRERRSFQQHRYILRQHRAAVTLQRAILQFLKRRRAQRSILTPLKGPKGLTDSRRTELRQHIQEHISLHPSSVKSAEGSVELHQRAQSLLHQHLIHRVSDRAREQHNQALLVQINTDVELLLNAPSLKDARAEDVNLFLSRSCPVATRARQSHNALMQSMRLPWWRMLGEESSSPEEPPRKDYDMDIESLYLGGN; translated from the exons ATGGGTCCATCAGGAGATAAAATTAGCCCAGAACTGAAGGATCTGGTCGCAGACACTCGAGAAAAACCTGAAAACAAGGTTAACGACGTGCTTTCAAAATTAAAAG ATCTTGTAGGCAGGAAGTCTTTAGGAGATCAGAGGGATCTGGAGGCATGCAAACAGAGTCTTTACTCTCATGGTGTGCTGCAGTACTGCTCCTCTTCCCTGAGATTCAGTCCAGCCAAGATCCACGGAGGCTATGCGGTTCTGACACAGATGGCAGACCTCCTCAg CACATGCTGTGTG GGTCTGGGTGCTTTCAGAGACATGGATGTGTTTAGTCACGATTTTCTGCCTTCTGTGGTGGAAAGCCTTCTTTTTCTTGCAGACCGTCTAATGAACAGAGCTTTGCGG GACAAGGCACATAATGAGATCATTCGTTTTTTTAGAAAAGTCTTTGATTCGATTGGCTGGCTCCTCAGGGCTCATACACATCTCATTCATCGTG TCCTGAGATctaaacattatgagaacatccaaatctgtgaagatgacgACGTCTCCATTGTTACTGTCACCATGTGGAACAGTATCTTCAGGGCAAACGG AGCTGTTGTAGCTGAAATGGGAAACAGGGCTCTGACTGAAATCATGGATGATATTGTGTATAAAATGTCCAGTTGCTCGAATCCTGTGATTGGCAGAGCAGCTGTAAAGACCCTTGTTCTGATTATGGACCACAGCAGCTCAACCCATCAGCTCATTCACAGGCGATACAGAG GTTTGGCTGATTTGGCTGTGAAAGACTGGCGTGGTAAAGGCTTTGACTCTGTACTGGATCAGCTTATTGATCACTTGCGGTCAGACGTCCCATGGAGAGACACTAAG gAGTCATCTGAGGAGTATGTGCGAGCAGCTTGTATTGTCCAGGCAGCCTGGAGAGCCCATCAGACCCGAAAAAGACTTAAGAAACTCCCCAGAGCGGCCAGCGCAATACAGCGCAGCTTCAG GGATAAGCGCAGGCGACAACAGGAACACACCGAGAGGCAACGCGCAGAAGAAGAATTACGTCATCAAGTGTGTCTGCGAAGACAGAGAGCCATGAGACAGTTCCGCCAACACCAGCTTCATCTGATGGAGATACTACCAGCTG CCCAGATAGAGAGATACCTGGGGGAGCTGGAGAACAAGGCAGCCGTGCTGATTCAGAGAGTATGGAGAGGACACAGAGAGAGACGCAGCTTCCAGCAGCACAGATACATTCTCAGACAGCACAGAGCTGCTGTCACTCTACAGAGAGCC ATTCTGCAGTTTTTAAAACGTCGTAGAGCACAAAGAAGTATTCTCACGCCGTTAAAAGGACCCAAAGGACTGACTGACAGCAGAAGAACGGAGCTCAGGCAACACATACAGGAGCACATCTCTCTACATCCT TCATCAGTGAAGTCAGCAGAGGGGAGTGTGGAGCTCCATCAGAGAGCACAGAGTCTCCTGCACCAGCACCTGATCCACAGAGTGTCTGATCGAGCACGGGAGCAGCACAATCAGGCTCTACTTGTGCAGATCAACACAGACGTGGAGCTTTTACTAA atgcgCCGTCGCTGAAGGATGCCAGAGCGGAGGATGTGAATCTGTTCCTGAGCCGCTCCTGCCCTGTGGCCACACGCGCCCGTCAATCCCACAATGCCTTGATGCAGAGCATGCGTCTCCCGTGGTGGAGGATGCTTGGAGAGGAGTCCTCCAGCCCAGAGGAGCCTCCCAGGAAAGACTATGACATGGACATTGAGTCACTGTATCTAGGCGGCAACTAA